A single region of the Triticum dicoccoides isolate Atlit2015 ecotype Zavitan chromosome 2B, WEW_v2.0, whole genome shotgun sequence genome encodes:
- the LOC119366742 gene encoding cytochrome P450 89A2-like, producing MADLLLLILLPLLLLFFILLHASPIKALLTTAKLVLAPELSTVWKPQPASIFVTDHETAHSLLVRGSAGGSFSNRPPSISPSAILSHRQYQNITSAPYGEHWRAIRHNLTSEVLHPTQLHRHASARRRALHGLVVDLAEQRKNGVVHAAESIRYAMFGLVANMCFGDNINNNRVRAMADAQSDLVKSLSTARVFAHTKLPALTRLIYRNRWKKLAALRQQQEETYLPLINSRRGRHRRPSETPVYVDTLIDLTVPDDHSQDPRRHRRRQSDGELVGMCSEFLGAGTETTASALQWIMANLVKRPDIQETVRKEINAIVGADAEEVSEVVLGKLEYLHAVIMEALRLHPPTSFAFRQVMEEDHVVHNGQPILVGTKVYFPLAAIARDMTAWDNPDKFKPQRFLSYKDASQGTDGTIKMMPFGGGRRMCPGRGVAMLHLSYFTANLVREFRWREGEGERAVDLRPHVEFFTVMKRPLRAHLELERTEIKTS from the coding sequence ATGGCAGACCTGCTCCTCCTCATCCTGCTTCCCTTGCTTCTCCTTTTCTTCATCCTCCTCCATGCCTCCCCCATCAAAGCCCTCCTCACGACGGCCAAGTTGGTTCTAGCGCCGGAGCTCTCCACGGTGTGGAAGCCGCAGCCCGCTAGTATCTTTGTCACCGACCATGAGACGGCGCACAGCCTTCTCGTGCGCGGCAGCGCCGGCGGCTCCTTCTCCAACCGCCCACCGTCCATTTCTCCCAGCGCCATCCTCTCGCACCGTCAATACCAGAACATCACCTCCGCTCCCTACGGTGAGCACTGGCGCGCCATTCGTCACAACCTCACATCGGAGGTCCTCCACCCAACGCAGCTCCACCGGCACGCGTCAGCGCGCCGCCGTGCACTACATGGTCTTGTCGTGGACCTCGCCGAGCAGAGGAAAAACGGCGTGGTTCACGCGGCGGAGAGCATCCGCTACGCTATGTTTGGCCTGGTGGCCAACATGTGTTTCGGCGACAACATCAACAATAACCGCGTCCGTGCCATGGCCGACGCTCAGAGTGACCTCGTCAAGTCCCTATCTACGGCGCGCGTGTTCGCGCACACGAAGCTCCCCGCACTGACCAGGCTCATTTATCGTAATCGGTGGAAGAAGCTAGCCGCCTTGCGACAGCAGCAGGAGGAGACGTACCTACCACTCATCAACTCCCGTCGCGGCCGGCACCGGCGACCCAGCGAGACGCCGGTGTATGTGGACACACTCATCGATCTCACGGTGCCGGACGACCACAGTCAGGACCCAAGGCGGCATCGGAGAAGGCAGTCCGATGGTGAACTCGTCGGCATGTGCTCCGAGTTCCTTGGTGCTGGAACTGAAACAACAGCATCAGCGCTGCAGTGGATCATGGCCAACTTGGTGAAGCGTCCCGACATACAGGAGACCGTCCGGAAGGAGATCAATGCCATCGTGGGTGCGGACGCCGAGGAAGTCAGCGAGGTTGTTCTTGGAAAGCTGGAGTACCTGCATGCTGTGATCATGGAGGCACTCCGGCTGCATCCGCCGACGTCTTTTGCGTTCAGGCAGGTGATGGAAGAGGATCATGTGGTTCACAATGGCCAGCCTATTCTAGTGGGCACAAAAGTGTACTTCCCACTGGCTGCTATAGCACGAGACATGACAGCGTGGGATAACCCTGACAAGTTCAAGCCACAACGGTTCCTGTCCTACAAGGATGCATCCCAAGGAACCGACGGCACGATCAAAATGATGCCTTTCGGCGGTGGTCGGAGGATGTGCCCTGGTAGGGGTGTCGCAATGCTGCACTTAAGCTACTTCACCGCCAACCTTGTGAGGGAGTTCCGGTGGAGGGAGGGAGAAGGTGAACGTGCCGTTGATCTCCGACCTCATGTTGAGTTCTTCACTGTCATGAAGCGGCCATTGCGTGCTCACCTAGAGCTTGAAAGGACAGAGATCAAAACTAGTTAA